The Pseudomonadota bacterium DNA window GCATAGTTATCAATATTTGCCATAATTTTTCTCTATAAACTATTTTTTACTATCAGCTTCCATCCAGTTTCTTAGTATAGTCACGGTTTCCTCGGGGTGACGCTCAACCAGATCATTTATTGCCGCTAATGATGTCTTGTTCATCTTGGATTCAATACTATCGAGATCTATTAACGATTCCCTTTCGCTCACCTTCTCATGCTGACCGGTTATTTGTGCCAGTTCTTCCAAGTCCTGACCGGCTAAGGCAGCCTCAAGCTCTTCTTCTACCGTATCGGATTTTGTAATTTCAAACGCACGCCTTACCATCGGTTTGACAACAAGCAATATCACAAGAGTAAGAACCAGCCCTATAACTATTGTTTGTATAATATTTCCTATATCATGCTTTATCCACGCAAAAGGATCTTCTTTAATTTTACTTGTAACCTCTGTAGAGAACTTCATATTGATAACTTCAACCTTATCACCTCTGATCTCGTCATATCCAACAGCTGATTTTACAAGTTTTGTGAGTTTGTCCAGCTCTTCGGGAGGTCTTTCGCTATATATATATTCTTCGGTTTCCTCATCATATTCATAAGTACCGTCTACTAAAACGGCAATAGAAAGCCTTCTTACCTCACCTGTTTCCTTTATCTGCTTTTTAATGGTCTTTGAAACTTCATAATTAGTTATCTCGTTAACCCTTGCCACATTACTTTCAGAAGATGCCGCACCCGTATCGGCAATTTGTCCGGGAATATTATTTCCTGCCGTTACCTGACCGTTAACCCCGTCAGATGAAGACTCCGTTTCCTCTATAGTCTGAACGGATCTTGCTACCTGACCGTCGGGATCATAAATCTCCGAATCTATAACTTCCCTGTCAAAATCAACTTCGGCAGATACTTCCGCCTCAACCTTCCCGACACCTACCGAACGTGATAG harbors:
- the fliF gene encoding flagellar basal-body MS-ring/collar protein FliF, with translation MSDTAQLFKDMGPSKLGMMGVVAVIILGAFIYMSFRLSTPAVVQLFSGLDSGDSSKIAAKLEGMGVYYEVLSGGSQIMVPRDKVLSIRMNLAEQGLPSGRANVGYELFDKKEGIGVSNFVNNVNLIRALEGELGRTITAFNQVQSARVHLVIPKQDLFAKKKSEPTASIILSLRGNEGLGSSEIAAISHLVATAVPNLDVNKITIVDTKGRPFKKGASGANDAGMTASTNEEFRIQYENRLKNVIEDLLSRSVGVGKVEAEVSAEVDFDREVIDSEIYDPDGQVARSVQTIEETESSSDGVNGQVTAGNNIPGQIADTGAASSESNVARVNEITNYEVSKTIKKQIKETGEVRRLSIAVLVDGTYEYDEETEEYIYSERPPEELDKLTKLVKSAVGYDEIRGDKVEVINMKFSTEVTSKIKEDPFAWIKHDIGNIIQTIVIGLVLTLVILLVVKPMVRRAFEITKSDTVEEELEAALAGQDLEELAQITGQHEKVSERESLIDLDSIESKMNKTSLAAINDLVERHPEETVTILRNWMEADSKK